One genomic window of Actinoplanes lobatus includes the following:
- a CDS encoding alpha/beta hydrolase produces MLHPQVTAAAELRRRPSSEELAADPYQRLLGVRAAMEESNEAESGPALPLPVVADFDADGVPCRLYATRTGTPVLIYLHGGGWCYGSIETVDRFCRRVAERSGCAVVSVGYRLAPEHVFPAAVEDAETVVSYLRRSGADLGLDVSRLAIGGDSAGGQLATVAARRQRDAATPLDFQVLIYPALDPLTSAESYDEVGEYGLDRASMKLAWETFVPDPVRRLTPDVAPLAVADLSGMPPTLLITAEYDALRDEGADYADALIAAGVPVVHTRYMGVNHGFARKLATIDAARAAADQVASALRSALTF; encoded by the coding sequence ATGCTCCACCCGCAGGTCACGGCCGCCGCCGAGTTGAGGCGGCGGCCGTCTTCGGAGGAACTGGCCGCGGATCCGTACCAGCGTCTGCTCGGCGTGCGGGCGGCCATGGAGGAGTCGAACGAGGCGGAGAGCGGGCCGGCCCTGCCCCTGCCGGTGGTCGCCGACTTCGACGCCGACGGCGTGCCCTGCCGTCTCTACGCCACCCGGACCGGGACCCCGGTCCTGATCTACCTGCACGGCGGCGGCTGGTGCTACGGCAGCATCGAGACCGTCGACCGGTTCTGCCGCCGGGTCGCCGAGCGTTCCGGCTGCGCCGTGGTCTCGGTCGGCTACCGCCTCGCCCCGGAGCACGTCTTCCCGGCCGCCGTCGAGGACGCCGAGACGGTCGTGTCCTATCTGCGCCGCTCCGGCGCCGACCTGGGGCTCGACGTCTCCCGGCTGGCCATCGGCGGTGACAGCGCGGGCGGCCAGCTCGCCACCGTCGCCGCCCGCCGGCAGCGCGACGCGGCCACCCCACTCGACTTCCAGGTGCTCATCTACCCGGCCCTCGACCCGCTCACCTCCGCCGAGTCGTACGACGAGGTGGGGGAGTACGGCCTGGACCGGGCCTCGATGAAGCTGGCCTGGGAGACGTTCGTCCCCGATCCGGTGCGCCGGCTCACCCCGGACGTGGCGCCGCTCGCGGTCGCCGACCTGTCCGGGATGCCGCCCACCCTGCTGATCACCGCCGAGTACGACGCGCTGCGCGACGAGGGCGCCGACTACGCCGACGCGCTGATCGCCGCGGGCGTCCCGGTGGTGCACACCCGCTACATGGGTGTGAACCACGGCTTCGCCCGCAAACTGGCCACCATCGACGCCGCGCGGGCCGCGGCTGATCAGGTGGCGTCCGCCCTGCGTTCGGCCCTCACCTTCTGA